Part of the Bacillota bacterium genome is shown below.
CCCGGCAACAAACGTAAGGATCGCCTGCGCAAACTTAATATCTACCTGCGGGCTGGGGTCAGTCATTTCTGGCTGGTGGACCCCGAGGAGAAGACCATGGAGTGCTTCACACTCAGGGATGGCAATTATGTTCTTATTACTTCGGGATTAGAATCTGACTTGGTTATGCCTCCCGATTTTCCGGACCTAGCCATTAACCTTTCGCTGTTATGGGAGGGTATAGACACAATTCCAGATTAGCTTCCCGGCCAAAAAGTGACGCCTTACCCCCTCACCCCCGGCCGCACCTGTACCTTCCTGGCCAAATACCAAGCGCCAGCCCCCACACGGCCAGCTAAGAATAGACCTTCTGCTAGAGAAAAATCAGCCGGGCAATCAACCGTGCGGTTGATTTTTTTGGTCCATTGATGAGTTGCCCAATCTCATAAAAAAAAGCAAGGCATCCACGATAACACGTAGGGTGCCTTGCTAAATTTTAATATGACTCTTTCCACCATTACAGGGTTAATGTCACCTCGAAAGAATATCCGCGTAAGATGATTATAACCAAAGGAGGTTATTCTCTTGGATTTGGCCATTGTTAGCGAAAGCATCGTTGCATTATTTATAATGATCTTAGTCGGTGTCTATGCTCGCCGAAGAAACATAATCACCGATGAAATGAACAAGGGGTTAGTCAATATCCTCATTCAAATAGCGCTGCCCTTTATGATAATTACCTCATTCCTACATACATATGACAGTACTATCAAGGCGAATGTAGTGAGTACAATTTATTATTCCATAATAGCATATATCCTGATGGCAGCTATTTCGTATTCTCTACTTAAACCTGTTAAAAAAGATAAAAAAACAATCCTCCATTTTGCCAATGTATTTGTCAATACTGGGTATGTTGGATTTCCAATACTTAATTCAATATATGGAGCAGAGGGTGTTGTGTATGGTTCAATCTTTAATATGTTCTTTGTGTTATTATTATGGACCTATGGAATCGCCCTGTTCACCGGCCGCTGGAATGCCCAGGAATTCAAGAAGGTCCTCTTAAACCCATCAATACTGGCAGTTTGTGCAGGTATTATAATCATGTTCTTTAATATTAGGATACCAAGCGTAATTGAATTTGCATCAAAGGGCATCGGCAACCTAACCGGACCGCTGTCAATGATGATTATCGGTGGCATACTCTCAAACATCCAAATAAACAGGTATTTACGCGACTGGACTATATATTATGGAATCGCTGTTAAGTTGATAATAATCCCGATTGCTATCTATCTTGTAGCGTTATTTACAAAAGTTTCATCTATCGCAATAAACTCGGTAATTATTATGACGGCAATGCCTGCCTCGACCATGACTTCAATACTTTCGGAGACATTTGACAAGGAAAAGGAATATGCAGCAATTGTAGTATCAGTAACAACTCTGTTGTCACTATTTACAGTGATAATATTCATAGGATTTGTGTTGGGATAACATATAGGATAGTACACATTACTTTATAAAACATCTATCTTGCTCATGTTCAACCTCCGTTAATTGATTATGGATAATAATTCTTCTTTCACCCAACAAAACCTTTATAAAAACAGGCTGCCCCACAGCAACGCTGATTGGAGCAGCCTATTGTTAATAATTCAGCAGCCCAGTCAATAATTGCCGGGCCTAATCCCAGAAAAGGCAATACTAGATTCCTAATAGCTGTGGCAGCTGATTTACATCGGCCAAAACTACGTCCGGTTTGTACTCTGAGGCTTCTAAGGCTCCAGCGTCAAAAACTCCAGTCCTGACCAAGGCGTTTCTGGCACCAATCAGTTTAGCACCCCATATATCCGTCTTGATGTCGTCCCCCACAACCAATGTGTTTTCAGGCCGGCTGTTGGTTCTGTCCAATGCTAAGCGTAAGAAAGCCTCGGAGGGCTTGCCCATCAACAGGGCCTCTTTGTCGCAGGCGATCTCGAACATGCGCACATAGGCGCCGGTATTAATCGTATAGCCGTCAACATCTATGTACCAAAGGGTCTTGGACAGGGCGATTATTTGCGCTCCGCCCTTGATCATCCGAAAGACCTTGTTGATTTCCCCGTGGGACACCTTGTCACAAAAATCTCCGATGATCACATAATCGGGATTGGTATCGTTTCGGTTAATGCCACTCAGGTCGGCTAAAACCTCGTCGTGAACCAAGGGGTAAAAGGACTTGTCCGGATGGCCAGCAATAAAGGCTTTTACCGCCGTCACCGGGGTGTAGACCTCGTGCAGTTCAAGGTTCAGGCCCATTTTCACAACCCGCTGGTGCACATCCGAAATGCTCCGGCTGTCGGTGTTGGTGACGAAGCTAAGCTGATAGTTG
Proteins encoded:
- a CDS encoding AEC family transporter gives rise to the protein MDLAIVSESIVALFIMILVGVYARRRNIITDEMNKGLVNILIQIALPFMIITSFLHTYDSTIKANVVSTIYYSIIAYILMAAISYSLLKPVKKDKKTILHFANVFVNTGYVGFPILNSIYGAEGVVYGSIFNMFFVLLLWTYGIALFTGRWNAQEFKKVLLNPSILAVCAGIIIMFFNIRIPSVIEFASKGIGNLTGPLSMMIIGGILSNIQINRYLRDWTIYYGIAVKLIIIPIAIYLVALFTKVSSIAINSVIIMTAMPASTMTSILSETFDKEKEYAAIVVSVTTLLSLFTVIIFIGFVLG
- a CDS encoding HAD-IIA family hydrolase; translated protein: MAMQDINTILFDLNGTLYERGVAIPDVNDTLNKLRQSNYQLSFVTNTDSRSISDVHQRVVKMGLNLELHEVYTPVTAVKAFIAGHPDKSFYPLVHDEVLADLSGINRNDTNPDYVIIGDFCDKVSHGEINKVFRMIKGGAQIIALSKTLWYIDVDGYTINTGAYVRMFEIACDKEALLMGKPSEAFLRLALDRTNSRPENTLVVGDDIKTDIWGAKLIGARNALVRTGVFDAGALEASEYKPDVVLADVNQLPQLLGI